The Collimonas fungivorans Ter331 genome has a segment encoding these proteins:
- a CDS encoding DUF4845 domain-containing protein: MTRISGSTRKQQGITLFGLIVILAVLGCIGVLIAKVTPTTIEYFSIKKAIASARTAGTTVQEIQNAFNKQAEVGYIDAIAGKDLEITKNGDDIQISFAYQKKIPLVGPVSLLIDYAGSTAKS, encoded by the coding sequence ATGACAAGAATTTCCGGATCTACACGGAAGCAGCAGGGCATTACATTATTCGGCCTGATCGTCATATTGGCGGTGCTCGGCTGTATCGGCGTGCTGATCGCCAAGGTGACGCCGACCACGATCGAATATTTTTCGATCAAGAAAGCGATAGCCAGCGCCAGGACGGCCGGCACTACGGTGCAGGAAATCCAGAATGCGTTCAACAAGCAGGCCGAGGTCGGTTATATCGATGCGATTGCGGGCAAGGACCTGGAAATCACCAAGAATGGCGACGATATCCAGATCAGCTTTGCGTACCAGAAAAAAATCCCGCTGGTCGGGCCTGTCAGCTTGTTGATCGATTACGCGGGCAGCACCGCCAAGTCTTGA
- the lepB gene encoding signal peptidase I, whose protein sequence is MTLQSILGNFALILFVLTVVTGIIWFFDRFYLSRQRRAKADAALAEFDARNAKLSADGIKLENSGRAALEANLLRQPTWVEYSGSFFPVIAMVFFLRSFLYEPFKIPSSSMVPTLLVGDLILVNKFTYGIRLPILNKKVIEVNKPQRGDVMVFKYPKDMSLDYIKRVVGVPGDKITYQNKRLTINGQALSYTPLPDYLNEDTLDYSQQFTENLSNVQHTIAVRSGRPPISLEGVMDFPNKDACSYNPEGFTCTVPAGNYFMMGDNRDNSEDSRYWGFVPDENIVGKAFLVWMNLGNFKRIGTFFK, encoded by the coding sequence ATGACATTGCAATCAATTTTAGGAAATTTCGCATTAATCCTGTTTGTCCTGACCGTTGTCACCGGCATCATCTGGTTTTTTGACCGCTTCTACCTGAGCCGGCAGCGGCGCGCCAAGGCCGACGCCGCCCTGGCCGAGTTCGACGCCCGCAACGCCAAGCTGAGCGCCGATGGCATCAAGCTGGAGAACAGCGGCCGCGCGGCGCTGGAAGCGAACCTGCTGCGTCAGCCGACCTGGGTCGAATATTCCGGCAGCTTTTTCCCGGTGATCGCCATGGTGTTCTTCCTGCGCTCGTTCCTGTACGAGCCGTTCAAGATCCCGTCCAGTTCGATGGTGCCGACCCTGCTGGTGGGCGACCTGATCCTAGTCAACAAGTTTACCTACGGTATCCGCCTGCCGATCCTGAACAAAAAAGTGATCGAAGTGAATAAGCCGCAGCGCGGCGACGTGATGGTGTTCAAATATCCCAAGGATATGTCGCTCGATTACATCAAGCGCGTGGTTGGGGTGCCCGGTGATAAAATAACTTACCAAAACAAGCGCTTAACGATTAACGGTCAAGCTCTTTCTTATACGCCGTTGCCGGACTACCTGAATGAAGACACCCTGGATTATTCCCAGCAATTCACGGAAAACCTGTCAAACGTGCAACATACGATCGCAGTACGCAGCGGCCGGCCGCCGATTTCGCTGGAAGGTGTGATGGATTTCCCTAACAAGGATGCCTGTTCCTATAACCCCGAAGGTTTTACCTGTACCGTTCCTGCTGGAAATTATTTCATGATGGGGGATAATCGGGATAACAGCGAAGACAGCCGGTACTGGGGATTTGTACCGGATGAGAATATTGTTGGAAAAGCATTTTTGGTCTGGATGAACCTGGGTAATTTCAAGCGTATCGGCACTTTCTTTAAATAA